In the Lytechinus variegatus isolate NC3 chromosome 17, Lvar_3.0, whole genome shotgun sequence genome, gatatgaatCGAATCGACTCGCTTGATATATGCATATCTCttgttttatgtttgtttatgtaAATTACCGTACTGTATTTATAGTACGGGAGCCAGGAGGGGTCAGCATAGCTGAAAAGATAGATAATTTTCATGTTAATGAAGCTATTCCCCATATCACACAATGCAATGAATGGGGCGTCTGCCGTGTCCTAAGTGGTGGGTGTGGCCGTAGGGGCCCTGCAAAGAGGGCCCAAAATTGAGCTAGCTCAGCTGGAAAGGTAACCACCTGAAAACAACAGGAAAATATTCGGCATAGTTCACTTGTACATAaatgacacttaactgacactttaagtggtggggCGGCCCCGGCAGACGCCCCCAATGGGGGCACCAAATCGAGCTAGATCAGCTGAAAAGGCAACCACTtgaaaccaacaggaaaatgttcggcatagttcacttgtacatgaatgacactcaactgacactttaagtggtggggCGGCCCCGGCAGACGCCCCTAAAACCCCACCCCTCCCAAATTTTGCTAGATCAGCTGGCAAGGTAGCCACCtgaaaccaacaggaaaatgttCGGCATAGTTaacttgtacatgaatgacactcaactgacactttaagtggtgggCGCCCCGGCAGACGCCCCTAAAATACTGAACCCCCCCCCATATTGAGCTCGATCAGCTGGCAAGGTAACCAACTGAAATCAacaggaaaatattttgaatagttCACATGTGcatgaatgacacttaactgacactttaagtagtcgggcacccccctcccccccgcgGATGACCCCAATTAAGCAAtatgcttatgatgacaatccttctcctgcataTTGTAAATGTTatctaatttggtatgagatcagttttgtttgtaatgataaattTAGTACaattagttatgattcatgccaaaaaagttgtcaatatactatgtttgttatgttatggaaaatgtattatgtaactgcagaagtaaacaataaatcaaaatcaaattaatttggTTCCCCCAAATTGGGCTAGAACAGCTGGAATAAAATCCTTACTTTTCAtatccttttatttttgttcttagCTGTAGAACCCTTCAGTCTGTGTGCTAGTGATATGCGGGTGGGGTCCGGTGCCGGAACCCTTGTTAcctctttatacatgtataaagccaTTTTAAACCTTATAGAAAAAATCCAGGTATACACATTACTTCAACGCAGTTGCgtaataaatcaaatattttgaggtGGCACATATAGCAAATGCGGGAAATTGTTGCCAATGgccaattgaaatgaaattctaattatgcgatagttttttttttacattatatatcataattatttattatatatcataattatttaatttttcccCAATTAATTTCCTGTCCTTgtcatctttattttcttccccCGAGGCTGTGGAACCAAGCCCTTACACCATATACGCCAGTGCTTCAACATAAAGCTTAATGCAGGAGGTTACAGATGAGGAGCCTCTGTTTGCATGAGGTCTGGGGCAAAGTCTCGGTAGCTTTTGAGATTTCGAGTAgacattaaagggatggtccgggctgaaagtatttagagcttaataaatagagtagaattcactaagcaaaatgccgaaattttcatcaaaatcggaaaagaaattacaaagtattgaattttaaaatttagtgatattttgtaaaaacagtcgtcatgaatattcattagtgggctgatgatgtcacatctccaattgttcttttgtattttactatatgaaattaggtttattcaattttttcctccaagaactaaaaaaattggatttacaactgatttaatgcatcggatatttattgctgcaacttatttcattataagggagacatattattcacacaaggaaataatttaaaaatatgattttatgtcataacataagaaaacggatagtggggatgtgacatcatcagctcgcctaatgaatattcatgacgactgttttcacaaaatattgctaaagtttaaacttcaataactttattatttgttttctgattttgatgaaattttcggtgttttgctcagtgaattctattctaagtattgagatataaatattttcagcccggacctcTCTTGCCTGCATAAAACTTTACTTAATAGGTAGGGATATATTATGTGTCGAGACCTTGGCCTAGGACTTTGTTTGAtcagggctctgtaacacaaagataaGCAATTAATCGGtaatatgaaagaacaattctgattggttcctatcAGTCTAGGGAGCAAATACGCATGCGACgctgatcttgataggccatttcatttagcgattaatcgctaacctttgtgttacggagccctggttgTGACCATTACTGCATTAAATTGATGAAGTTTATAGTAGACTTCATACACAATAATATCACTTTTTTATATGgcatatatttttcttcccgttctttgtttttaatcctCCGCAGACCGGTCCTGGTTTTaagttctctttttttttcctcgtctcttttcttcattttcaaatttagcTTTTGGCTCATTCAATTTTACCTTCGTTTCCGCTTATTTTGGCCTCTTTCTTTCtgttcaattttgtcatttatttgaCTTTTTTACCAAACATGGTCAGCCTAGTAGTATTTcacaatgatttatttttctcatgaGTTTTTCATTCCTTTTCCCGATTTCCTTtcgttttcccttttttatgttcTTGCTTTTCCCGTATTTAAGCGTTCAGAAAATTAAATATGTTCCTACTGTTTATTAATGCAGGGCAATATGTTTTAtcagaaaaattaaaatgtttgacTTCTTACTTCTTCAAAGTCATGTTAAATTTATGCTTTATTcccattcatttttgtttgcatTGAAGCAATCGACACATGTCTTTGGAGGTGtgaatgttattttttatttatttttttttttggttttctctTATGTTCCGTTTCTCTTTTTCCATTCGTaatctctttctcatttttcctCTTCCCATTCCCTTCCTTTTCCTAGTCCTCTTTTAactatcatattttttaaaaatttaactatcatattttttaaaaattcatactCAATCATTGAATTATTAAGTTATGATACAATGTATacgtatttattcatttttcataaaacatttgagCAAGTAGCATAGGTGTCCTCGTATTTGATAGTGGAGATGAGTACATGATGGGAAACATGGCATGGATAAaacgaaattgaaaaaaaaagtataacatCAGATTCATTCTTAATCTACTACCCCCAGCTCCTCTACAGTTGAATATATTCTAATTGGTTTCATGTTAATAAACTTTCCAGCTGATCTAGCTCAATCTCAGGGGAGGGGTCGGGATTTGGGGGCATCTCCCGGGCTCCCCACCACTCAAAATGTCATTTGATCCgtgttgaaaatatttacataaataaaaataattcagagcacaatgctgaaaatttcaatgaaataagatttaagtttagcaaaatttgtaaaaatagttacatgcacacTAATCatataggtgggctgatgatatcacgtccccactttccttattcttatgttattacatgacaCATGtatgtctcctttataatgaaatgagttgcagcaatgaatataaGATGCCTTAATCAGTCGTCAATCCAACTTTTTTCAGTTcttgttagaaaaaaataaacctaattttatataagataaaaaagaacaagtggggatatgaatCATTGATTTACTCATTTAACATTCATGAACACATgcctaaaactgtttcaccggattgcaaatctttaatatttgatttgatttgactttattttacatatttcacaagtacaaacaaaatttgaaaacaatatcagaaaacttatgagaatacaaatcagacaaggcataacaataaattcaaattaaagagaatagCGATTTGGAATTAAAGACAAATAAAAGGAGTGAAATATGAGGGAACCTGCATAAAAAAGCAAGGCTTGTTAAGTCTGCAGGATCCAGAAAAAAATTCGGTCTTAATGAGGAGAGGACAGGTAAGAAATTGATTATAACAAATTAATGCCAAAATGTGACGAATGTGTAAGgaatacaaaaaagtaataaaataaatattagtaAAAAAGAGTCCGCCACTCTTTCACTATTTTTCAGCCAGAGCGTATTAACAAAGTACATGAATATAAAAGTTTACAAAGGGAAATTATAAGAATTGATAAGCATCGCTTTCAGTTTACGTTTGAATATATTAAGTGAGGCACTCTGTACCAAATTATGGGGAAGATAGTTCCAAAACCTGGGCCCTTCAAATGCGATTGTTCTTTGAGCAAGGAGAGTGCGAGTACGCGGAAGGTGATAGGAGTCACTTAGCCGGGTGGGATATGTGTGGATTAGATTGTTCCTTTGAAACATAGAAACAAATGTATCAGGCAATTTAACTTGTTgcaaattaacattgtttataaTTACATGGTCCGGCAAAGAATTCAAAGAGTTACTGAAAagcataaaatttgttttgtttacattgagtgacaacttatttgcttgaatccaTGTCTGAACAGACCGCAATTCCCTATTCAAAATAGTAAGTAGTAAATTAGGGTTACGGTGTGACAAAAAAAGGTTCGAGTCATCCGcgaaaagaataaatgataggtcatttgatgaattattaaaatcatttatatacaaCAAGAAAAGCAGTGGGTCTAGGAGTGATCCTTGCGGTACACCGCAAGAAATAGTTTTCATTTGAGATTTATGGCCTTCTAttgaaacaaattgttttctgttaGTTAGGTAACTCGTGAACCATTCCAAGGCCTTTCCACGCACACCATAATGTGATAACTTgtaaagcaaaatatcatgattaatcGTGTCAAAGGCCTTAGAAAGGTCCAGGAATACACCAACTGTGTGCAGAGAATTATCAATAGCATTTGCCACTTtgtgaataaaagaaagtaagGCGTGTACAGTGGaatgtttttttctaaaaccgaATTGGGAATCGCATAATATATGATTATCAgataagaaatttatcaaacGAGAATATATTAatctttcaagaattttagacAGGGAAGTAAGGAGTGAAATTGGACGATAGTTGCTGACAATCCGTTTATCGCCTTTTTTAAACACTGGAACAACCTTGGCTACTTTCATATTTTGAGGAACCACACCAGTTACCAAAGATTGGTTGAATATAAAAGTCAAGGgagttaaaatttcattaatgacattcgttgttattccttgtcagatttttgtcaaattttcaatattttgtttgcttgatttttctttatcaatgaatcatattattttcagcctggagcatgtCATTCATGTAACACTGAACTATGTTAAACATTTTCCTGGTAGTTTCATGAGGGTAACTTAGCTTGCCAGCTGATCTAGCTCAACATTGAGGGGGTTCAGGACTTTGGGGGATCTGCTGGGGGTGCCGACCACTTAATTAGTTTATGATTCACtgtattaaaaatgataattatttataataataatatggatGTGTAGAGCTAGgcgctaaaaacaaaaagtactatAGTGCGTGTTATAATATTgtgcccctcccctccccctcaaaTCCGCCACTGATTAGTTGAGACCAGATGCGGtggctataaaaaaaaattgccctttTTTATTCGTCATCAATAACTCGGCTTCATGCAGCTATAGGAGAGGCTCTCCAATTTACCGCTATGGTTCGATCGAGGGCCTTGACGTAATCCGATTCGCCTTTTGAATGACTCAATCTTCAGTAGCATTATGTCGACTGTGATGAGTGACAGAGGAAGTCTATTGACAGACACAAAATATTATTAGCACAGCTAGACCGATTAATGAACAACAATTTGTCATTCTGACATCTCACATGTCTTTAACTAAGCCTACTAAATACAAGTGAACTGTGCTTCATACTGCCAATATGAGACAAGTGTCGTGGATTTTCGTGCTGGTTTTGTCATCATGCATTAGCTTTGGTAAGATActtcaattttataaaataatacTGATTTTACAATTATGTAATTCATGGCTGTGATAATGCGCGGGTCATTTTCTCTATACACGATAAGTAGTTGCGAAAGTGGTCATTTGACAGGTTTCCATTACAACATTGTTAGTGAAAACTTTCGTTAACCGGATATACTAGCCATCAGCATGATCGAGAATGgatcattaacatgattaatgtcACCGCCACTACTGCTCCAGTTACACGAAACCGAGATCGATCAAAGCTGAATACATTATTATAAATGACATCAGTGGTTAGTATAGGGAGTCCCTTGCTTTGATATGACTATAGCGTTAGTCAGTTAGCCGAAGGGGgatcttctcccccccccctccaaaagaaaaaaatcaacatccatcgaaaaataaagagagaagggtgaaatatgatccAAATATGTCAAcgtctatcacaaaatttgattttttttataaacatgtggaatttttAGCTCGCTCGCTTCGATCGCTTGTACCTTTTCAAACATTTTGCCCTATATGCCATATCTTGGCCCCTCAAATTTTTTGTCTCATTACGCCACTCGCATTGATTTTAGTGAATGTTTGATTGTTTAAGATTCTGACTGGTGAAATACATGGCTTGTTAATAAAAAGCTTGCAATATCATACAGTCACGCTAATGAAACCGACCCCAGCCCTACCACTAtcatattacattattttcaatgACATATCATCAGTCGGTTCGGAAGCGGTTTCATTGGTCTGACTTTACCTGCAGCGAGCATGAGATTTTTCTAGTTTCCCTATCATGCCTATGATCTGGTAATAAGTATATGCCTTGTCGATCTAAATGGAATGTTCGATTTTAAACGCAAATGGCTATTAGTCTATCAGTTCTCAAATCCTCATTGCGCAGATAAAAATTTTGCGGGGTAAAATTTATTTTAGACGCAGGCCTAATCTCACTAGGTTCTAACTTCTGATTTTAGCATTAGTATCTATAGTAGCCTACATAATTTTCCTATTGACTGtaggaaaaaaagggaaagaaaatgaatcaCTGCATTCAGATAGCCTATcacatttattgatttcattttggtTGCAAAATATACGTTAAAAGTAATAATTCTCATTATACATCCAACAAACCCTTTCCAAGGGCGGATCAAGCATTTTtctaaaagggggggggggcacattctCCCGATGAAAATTCAGCAAGCAAAAAAGGGGTCCTCACTTTCAAAAGCTGACAAACTCTGTTTAAGAACCAGcataattacattaaaaatttgataatggCTCTTAAAAGGGGGGCACGGGCAGgaagtgcaccccccccccgccctggatccgccactgaccTCTCCTTTCCCCAACCAACAGTCAAAtgtgacaccccccccccccccgctcctcCTGCCTTAATATTGtcagtaaaaaatattttgattatattCGCAAACGAAaccaaaaataaaggtttgtaaaTATAAAGTCTTTCCTATCGCATTGTCTTGGTTATTCAACAGTTCAATAGGCGTTACGAGAAAGTAGATTCCGGTTTGTTTTGGGAGTCCCGTTGGTCCAttaaaaccatggacctattacgaatGATTGACGGAAAATATCCGGAGATTGAGCCCGTGCTTTTAATATTGTTATATTTGTTATTGCAACTTGAACTACGTCGAGGTCAATACCGACCGTTCGATATTCTATTTTGTACTGCGAAAACATctggcccgcccccccccccccttgacattTGAGAGCCATAACTAATATTTATTAGGGGAATCTGTTGTGCATTATTATACGCAAGAGAgggcctttttttgcttgttaattttttccTGGTATAAATCACCATTATTTAgcagtgaagacctttttttggggTGAAGGggcttgttattttttctgtacaaaatgccccccccccatgaatcATGGGTCCGCCCGTAGTATaaaattttatcatgtttatacaaTTATTATATGTGTCTTCGATTGATATTTTGCTGTGGCATCCAGTACTGATTTGAATTCTTGTATGTCAAGCGCGTATATTAATTTGCGATCAACCTCAAATTGTGATTGATATTAGAATGATTTTACAGTTACTTCAATGACTACCAAGACGCAAtcatgatttatatttattctattgtctcatctctttaaaaaataatagctgcAAACACAGTTCGCCGCAGTTTTTTAATAAACAGAAGGCCTATATTCCATCTGATCTAGATTGATTGAACAGGGAATCTTAatctaaaaaataatacaaagcaaaacaaataCAGACAAAATATAAGCAAAACAGGACGactaaacataataaaaatgaaataaaagcaaacaaaaacaacacgaaaaagtcaaaataaaacaatgagtTAATCAAGAATTCAAAAGCAAGCAATGAATATTTTAACAGTAAGAAGAAGGATAAAAAGTAAGAGCGAGTTTATTGTCTGCTTCATGGTTCCAAACGTTCTATGTGGGAAAAGGAAGGTCTTGACGATTTGAATCTGATAACTAAGCATGAAACGAACACCTTTGCAATGTGTAAAGGACTActacgaaagaaaaaaaaaacctgcaaaGAATTGCCTCTAATTGCATCATTCATAACATCAGGATATGCTTCACGAGGCCTCTTACGATCAATTTTCAATTACCAATCATTGTAAACTACTGAGATTCTCTCGTAAAATTGGTTGCAAGCAATTAATGCTATCAGTTGAAAATCAGTGGAAAGGGGTTAATGTTTCAAGTAATATTCGGCTCCCTACTGAGACAAGAGGGTCACGAGTATAtacttcttattcttttttaaagtgGATGGCGTGGGGTCTTTCATGTCTATGTTCTTCAACAGCTAGCAAAGGAGTGAAAATAGTAGGTAATCAGGTcaaggaaaaataatattaaattgTTACACCCGATAACtgttaaatgtattttattaatgaatatGTTCCATTTTCTCTATAGCTTTTTGTAAAGTATGCTACGGTGATCTGGGTTGTTTTAACCGTGTATATTTTACCTGTCATCATCGTCACCCTGAATCACCGGCAAAGATCGGGACGACATTCAAACTCTTTACCCGCTCGACGACCAGCGACGTAGGAGAATCGATAGAGAGGTCGTCTTCAACGATTTCGACGTCGACATTCGATGCGAGGAGGAGAACGAAGATACTAATACATGGTTGGAAGGGGAGTATGAAGGGATACAGGTGGATTCGTATGAAAGACGCTCTGTTATTAAGGGTAGGTCGAGAGCGCGTTGGTGACAAATCGCCTTGTTGGTTATTTTTACtgaatccggggggggggggccacttccattcacgagtggataccatgcgcgaccatggggtctcgaaaagcaccctaaacacgtaatttccatattctgaaaattattatgaaccccttaacaagtactggcgtgtgaaaccctacccttaacaagtattggaaacaaaagaaaactcttggcaaatattccttgaaattaacccctaaacaagtacaggaatgttttattgttacgggtccttcggtcttcggctttaccttatttggtttagtacgaccccaccttctacacctcgcgcaaattggactctaaacacgaagtgttggggcaaaaaggacatcctttataaaacattttaattttgttttatcatccccgcaaattcgaccctaaacacgtaattttcctagcgaaatagatacccctttttcattatttttgtgtttttgacaccctttacacgttacgtacgtaacgtgccctttcgtgaaaaagacatcctttttacgtgttttttttttggtcgcgtatggtatccactcgtcaatgtaagtgccccccccccccgggcactGAATATACTACGATGatatcagtagcttataacaagaCAGCCGTGCAActtgacaaaattttcattgCTCCCATGATGAGTTGTAAACAGAGCTCCATTGGATTCcagatattttctcttttcgaTACTTCTTTTTCAAAAGACAGACATGAATATAAGCCTACAAAATGTTTTGTCCTAATAGTAGTTTATTGCAATCAAGCAAAAAATACACGTTTAAAGCATGGTCACATGCACAAATTTTACAAGGGTGTGGGGCAGAAACCAGTGAATATTAGCATAACGTTTGAGAACATAATAAGCGAGGAATCAAAGCGACCGAACTGATCACGATGGAGGTATAAAGCTAAAAAGAAAGACTGCAAAAAGGTGTTCAATTGTTTGCGTTAATGTGCAATTAAAAATAAGATTAGCAAATGTATGCCTTGATCGTTTGTATAGAGCCGTCTTATGGGTAGAATGTTTGACAAATTCACCCTTTATAAAACTATGACCATTactttatatttgttttcaggAAGACGTCAATGTGATCATGGTTGACTGGTCGTTGGGTGCCAGGAGACGGTATCCGACATCGAGGGCCAACTCCCGCGTTGTCGGCCGCGTGGTCGCCAAACTAATCGAAGCTCTCATTGTACACGGCGGGGCGTTCTATGCCGATATACACATTATCGGTCACAGTCTTGGTGCCCATATTGGGGGCTATGCAGGAGCAACTACCATGACTACGTCTAAAAGAATTGGACGAATATCAGGTAGAGACAATTTACCTGATTCATTCTTTCAAATCGAGACCATTCAGTTGTTGCTAAGCCAAAGTGCAGTTGAACCATATCAGAAGGAAAAAAGTGTAAAACTTGAAGTATGTATAAAGAATATGTTTCGGTATTATTTTTGAAACGCAAAACCCACAtgcttaaaatgttgggcaacatactggaCACTGTGTTGGTAAAATGTATATTATTCTGTTTAATTATTCtcaaattgagcaaatttattacccaatcaTTAGTTTATATCACCGAATTTGGGCAGATTTTGTGTGTgtagacagtatgttgcccagggttgcGTTAAAAGTTAGGCATTTTTTGCTGAACTATTTTAAGAGAGTAAGAAGATTATTATTCTCGTAATTTGGTAACCATGGTGACTGACCCCGTACCGGAAACAAGGTTCATGAAATTAGACAGTGTTAGATCCCTGTCAAGTTGCTTTTATCAGCAAGGTATATAGGCCTTTAAGTCGTTAAGTACCGTGGTTATTCAAATAGAAGTAAAAGTCATAAGTCCCCTGGTTGCTTAAATAATCAGTTCTCTATCAGCAATTGAGTTCAACCAACCAATGGACGAAACACCCCGCCTTTCCCTTTGTgtcttttctctttcccctcCACTCTTCAGGTTTGGATCCTGCTGGTCCAGGATTTGGCGGGAAGCGAGTGAGGAACTTTTGTCGTCTGGACAAATCAGATGCAAGATTTGTTGACGTCATACACACAGACGGTGAATTGATCGCAATGGGAGGTCTTGGGCTAATGGATGAGGTGATTGCACTTTTCTCAAATTTCTAGGAGGGAGAACAATTTTTAATCACATTGATTTTGGCAATTATCAATGAAAA is a window encoding:
- the LOC121431409 gene encoding pancreatic lipase-related protein 2-like; the protein is MRQVSWIFVLVLSSCISFAFCKVCYGDLGCFNRVYFTCHHRHPESPAKIGTTFKLFTRSTTSDVGESIERSSSTISTSTFDARRRTKILIHGWKGSMKGYRWIRMKDALLLREDVNVIMVDWSLGARRRYPTSRANSRVVGRVVAKLIEALIVHGGAFYADIHIIGHSLGAHIGGYAGATTMTTSKRIGRISGLDPAGPGFGGKRVRNFCRLDKSDARFVDVIHTDGELIAMGGLGLMDELGHQDFYPNGGTDMPNCYFSILCDHMKAIDYYTESISNTTSCRFRPTTWAPKWDDYKKDRRTRDCSDSDMYCPDMGYTASPDNVEGVFYLKTNKYSPFCRG